A section of the Arcobacter roscoffensis genome encodes:
- a CDS encoding adenylosuccinate synthase — MSKADLIVGIQWGDEGKGKMVDMLAQNYDMVCRSQGGHNAGHTIWVDGVRYALHLIPSGVLNPKAINIIGNGVVLSPESIIKEMEQFGSLEGRLFISDKAHLNLPYHALIDQAKERLKGDKAIGTTGKGIGPAYAEKISRTGFRVGELLNPSKLTTSILEFFEQNRAIFDVLEIDTPNENELLALLESYKEKLAPLIANTTNMVWDAIDKDKKILLEGAQGTLLDIDHGTYPYVTSSSTVSAGACTGLGISPKDIGIVTGIVKAYTTRVGNGPFPSEDFTDEGQKIADIGKEVGVTTGRGRRCGWFDAIAVKHAARLNGCDQLSLMKLDVLDGFPKIKICVAYDLNGERIDYMPSDLDNVKPIYEEFDGWDTVEGVRDYNALPENAKKYIEKIEEVTAVKVGIVSTSPERADTIIRG, encoded by the coding sequence TTTAATTGTAGGGATACAATGGGGTGATGAAGGTAAAGGTAAGATGGTTGATATGCTTGCCCAAAATTATGATATGGTTTGTAGAAGTCAAGGTGGACACAATGCTGGTCATACAATCTGGGTTGATGGTGTAAGATATGCTTTACACTTAATCCCATCTGGAGTTTTAAACCCTAAAGCTATTAATATTATTGGTAATGGTGTTGTTTTATCACCTGAGTCAATTATTAAAGAAATGGAACAATTTGGAAGTTTAGAAGGAAGATTATTTATATCAGATAAAGCTCACTTAAACTTACCATATCATGCTTTAATTGACCAAGCTAAAGAAAGACTAAAAGGTGATAAAGCTATTGGTACTACTGGAAAGGGAATTGGACCAGCATATGCTGAGAAAATTTCAAGAACAGGATTTAGAGTTGGTGAATTATTAAATCCAAGTAAATTAACTACTTCTATTTTAGAATTTTTTGAACAAAATAGAGCTATTTTTGATGTATTAGAAATTGATACACCTAATGAAAATGAGTTATTAGCATTACTAGAATCATATAAAGAAAAACTAGCACCATTAATTGCAAATACAACTAACATGGTTTGGGATGCAATTGATAAAGATAAAAAAATATTATTAGAAGGTGCTCAAGGTACTTTACTTGATATTGATCATGGTACATATCCTTATGTAACTTCTTCTAGTACTGTAAGTGCAGGAGCTTGTACAGGTTTAGGTATATCTCCAAAAGATATTGGTATTGTAACTGGTATCGTAAAAGCTTATACTACAAGAGTTGGAAATGGTCCTTTCCCTTCTGAAGATTTTACTGATGAAGGTCAAAAGATTGCTGATATCGGAAAAGAAGTAGGTGTTACAACTGGAAGAGGAAGAAGATGTGGTTGGTTTGATGCTATTGCTGTTAAACATGCTGCAAGACTAAATGGTTGTGATCAATTATCATTAATGAAATTAGATGTTTTAGATGGTTTCCCAAAAATAAAAATTTGTGTTGCATATGATTTAAATGGTGAAAGAATTGATTATATGCCATCAGATTTAGATAATGTTAAACCAATTTATGAAGAATTTGATGGATGGGATACAGTAGAAGGTGTAAGAGATTATAATGCACTTCCTGAAAATGCAAAGAAATATATTGAGAAAATTGAAGAGGTAACAGCTGTAAAAGTGGGAATTGTTTCGACATCTCCTGAGAGAGCAGACACTATTATAAGGGGGTAA
- a CDS encoding DUF507 family protein produces the protein MRIKLHHTPYISRRITRDIINCEFVEVRKDKNAIEAEIERIMDADIEKEFDLDEKVDDILDDQDEEIEMLNADRRQLFWMTKKRLANDFGVILNNEDRFSDIAHQVLDFLWEEDYIHYTCSDNQVKNIIFSSIDEFMKGFEEADSSVLAKLKNYKRKLIPGTEDYDLVYHRLYEEELIKRGLI, from the coding sequence ATGAGAATCAAATTACATCATACACCATATATCTCTAGAAGAATCACAAGGGACATTATCAATTGTGAGTTCGTAGAGGTAAGAAAAGACAAAAATGCTATAGAAGCCGAAATTGAAAGAATCATGGATGCTGATATAGAAAAAGAGTTTGATTTAGACGAAAAAGTTGATGATATTCTTGATGATCAAGATGAAGAAATCGAAATGTTAAATGCCGATAGAAGGCAACTTTTTTGGATGACTAAAAAAAGATTAGCAAACGATTTTGGTGTTATTTTAAATAATGAAGATAGATTCTCTGACATTGCTCATCAAGTTTTAGACTTTTTATGGGAAGAAGATTATATTCATTATACTTGCTCTGACAATCAAGTTAAAAATATCATTTTCTCATCAATTGATGAGTTTATGAAAGGTTTTGAAGAAGCAGATTCATCGGTATTAGCTAAACTTAAAAACTATAAAAGAAAGTTAATACCAGGGACTGAGGATTATGATTTAGTTTATCATAGATTATATGAAGAAGAATTAATTAAAAGAGGGTTAATATAA
- the carA gene encoding glutamine-hydrolyzing carbamoyl-phosphate synthase small subunit → MQKVWIYLENGTFLEAKSFGATGTSVGEVVFNTSLTGYQEIITDPSYAGQFVTFTMPEIGNVGVNEDDMESKTAYCKGVLVRNYHHKYSNYRAQGDLDSLLKEHNVLGITAIDTRYLTKMLRDEGAMMMIASTEISDKDELAKKLSESPRIEDINYIEEVSTKETYIHKSGAWNHNEKAYNKAVMSDKKIVVVDFGVKRNILNELVQSGLEVEVVPSTFKADDLIARFEAKEIGGIFLSNGPGDPLTLTEEKKEVQKLIGAGIPMFAICLGHQMLSIAHGHDTYKLPFGQHGGNHPVANPKTMIVEITAQNHNYNVPESIEQIAEITHKNLFDGTIEGVKYKNKDIFSVQHHPEASPGPHESKYIFDEFAKIVK, encoded by the coding sequence ATGCAAAAAGTTTGGATTTACTTAGAAAACGGAACATTTTTAGAAGCAAAATCTTTTGGTGCAACTGGTACATCTGTTGGAGAAGTTGTATTTAATACATCACTTACAGGTTACCAAGAAATCATTACTGATCCATCATATGCAGGACAGTTTGTAACATTTACAATGCCAGAAATTGGAAATGTTGGTGTAAATGAAGATGATATGGAAAGCAAAACAGCATACTGTAAAGGTGTATTAGTTAGAAATTATCATCACAAGTACTCAAATTATAGAGCTCAAGGTGACCTAGATTCACTTTTAAAAGAGCACAATGTTTTAGGTATTACTGCAATTGATACAAGATATTTAACAAAAATGTTAAGAGATGAAGGTGCAATGATGATGATTGCATCAACTGAAATATCTGATAAAGATGAGCTTGCTAAAAAACTAAGTGAAAGCCCAAGAATTGAAGATATTAACTATATTGAAGAAGTTTCTACAAAAGAGACATATATTCACAAAAGTGGTGCTTGGAATCATAATGAAAAAGCATACAACAAAGCTGTGATGAGCGATAAAAAAATCGTTGTTGTTGACTTTGGCGTAAAAAGAAATATCTTAAATGAATTAGTTCAATCAGGATTAGAAGTTGAAGTTGTTCCATCAACATTTAAAGCTGATGATTTAATAGCTAGATTTGAAGCAAAAGAAATCGGTGGTATTTTCTTATCAAATGGACCAGGTGATCCACTTACTTTAACAGAAGAGAAAAAAGAAGTGCAAAAACTAATTGGTGCAGGTATTCCAATGTTTGCTATTTGTTTAGGACACCAGATGTTATCAATCGCTCATGGACACGATACATATAAATTACCATTTGGACAACATGGTGGAAATCACCCAGTTGCTAACCCTAAAACAATGATAGTAGAAATCACTGCACAAAACCACAACTACAATGTTCCAGAATCAATTGAGCAAATTGCTGAAATTACTCACAAGAATTTATTTGATGGAACTATTGAAGGTGTAAAATACAAAAATAAAGATATCTTCTCAGTACAACATCACCCAGAAGCGTCTCCAGGGCCGCATGAGTCGAAATATATTTTCGACGAATTCGCAAAAATAGTGAAATAA
- a CDS encoding phosphatidylglycerophosphatase A family protein: MNLRKFFLTVGYSGLSPKAPGTVGSFVSLIMAIGILQVFDVSTLFLLALLITVIAVKQINIYEKEVGEHDSKEIVIDELAGMWIALSICKPTESNLLIMAALAFIFFRIFDIWKPSIIGRIDEKVKGGWGVMGDDVIAGIAAGISASAVYHLITQFI, encoded by the coding sequence ATGAATTTAAGAAAGTTTTTCCTAACAGTTGGATATTCAGGATTATCTCCAAAAGCACCTGGAACAGTAGGTTCATTTGTATCATTAATCATGGCAATTGGAATACTACAAGTATTTGATGTATCAACTCTATTTTTATTAGCTTTACTAATTACTGTAATTGCAGTAAAACAAATAAACATTTATGAAAAAGAAGTTGGAGAGCATGATAGTAAAGAAATCGTAATAGATGAACTTGCAGGAATGTGGATAGCACTATCAATTTGTAAACCAACAGAATCAAACCTACTAATCATGGCAGCCTTAGCATTTATCTTCTTTAGAATATTTGATATATGGAAACCCTCAATTATTGGAAGAATTGATGAAAAAGTAAAAGGTGGATGGGGTGTTATGGGTGACGATGTAATCGCCGGAATAGCAGCAGGTATCTCAGCCTCTGCAGTTTATCACTTAATTACACAGTTTATCTAA
- a CDS encoding DNA-binding response regulator, which produces MNILIIENEIYLAQKVVSRLLDDGHSCDYIESPNIDNLSKDYDIVLLSTSLPSSLCKNIIKKYKENSIILLLVSYISDETVTNPIKDGAKDYIMKPFLMDELVRKIYHYKECRSLKRELQTLREYMDFIMADVDTSDTFLPPSFPTLVESNSQKCADKLVFELSRRLDMPISFISLNCANWQKKLNALGDKGIIYLTEYHSLKRTAKDNLIKLIEHKNCVISSLEGEEDFPYRKIEFNNENLLMSTTNIMTINDYVKLMVLSYQSKYPDTELSKKLGISRKSLWEKRKKLGIEKKK; this is translated from the coding sequence ATGAATATTTTAATTATTGAAAATGAAATTTATTTAGCACAAAAGGTAGTTTCTAGACTACTTGATGACGGACACAGTTGTGATTATATAGAATCACCAAATATTGATAACCTATCAAAAGATTATGACATAGTACTTTTATCTACTTCACTTCCATCAAGTTTATGTAAAAATATAATCAAAAAATATAAAGAAAACTCTATCATTCTTCTTTTAGTTTCATATATATCAGATGAAACAGTTACAAACCCTATTAAAGATGGTGCAAAAGACTATATTATGAAGCCATTTTTAATGGATGAACTTGTAAGAAAAATTTACCATTATAAAGAGTGTAGAAGCTTAAAAAGGGAATTACAAACATTAAGAGAATATATGGACTTTATTATGGCTGATGTTGATACATCTGATACATTTTTGCCTCCATCATTCCCAACATTAGTTGAATCAAACTCACAAAAATGTGCGGATAAACTTGTATTTGAATTATCAAGAAGACTTGATATGCCTATTTCATTTATCTCACTTAACTGTGCAAATTGGCAAAAGAAACTAAATGCTTTAGGCGATAAAGGCATTATATACCTTACAGAGTATCATAGTTTAAAAAGAACAGCAAAAGACAATCTTATTAAACTAATTGAGCATAAGAATTGTGTCATTTCATCTCTTGAAGGTGAAGAAGACTTTCCATATAGAAAAATAGAGTTTAATAATGAAAACTTACTTATGAGTACTACAAATATCATGACAATTAATGATTATGTAAAACTTATGGTTTTATCATACCAATCAAAATACCCAGATACAGAACTATCTAAGAAACTTGGTATTTCAAGAAAATCTCTTTGGGAAAAGAGAAAAAAACTTGGTATAGAAAAAAAGAAATAA
- a CDS encoding bifunctional 2-C-methyl-D-erythritol 4-phosphate cytidylyltransferase/2-C-methyl-D-erythritol 2,4-cyclodiphosphate synthase: MSDLTLIVLCAGNSTRFQHKAKKQWLRIENEPLWLNVTKRLSGFAQFEKIIVTAHKNEIGYMQNFDDDYTYVTGGETRQESMANSLKEVTTKYVMVTDVARACVPKSVIDNLLNEKGVDDCIVPVLDVSDTVIYNENTINRDNVKLIQTPQLSKTEILKKALNTTTEFTDDSSAINAINGSIKYVKGSIKSKKLTHGDEIHDMPSLKPASNNFFTGTGIDIHQFEDGKKMYLGGVEIPCDYGFKAHSDGDVLIHSVIDALLGAAGAGDIGEFFPDTDPKYKGADSKLLLQEIVEFIYNVGYEIVNIDLTILAQQPKINPFKKDIKKKLSEILALEKQFINIKATTGEKMGFVGRKEGVAVQSIATLKYYKWK, from the coding sequence GTGTCTGACCTTACTTTAATTGTACTATGTGCTGGTAATTCTACTAGATTTCAACATAAAGCGAAAAAACAGTGGCTTAGAATTGAAAATGAACCACTATGGCTTAATGTGACTAAAAGATTATCAGGTTTTGCTCAATTTGAGAAGATTATTGTTACTGCCCATAAAAATGAAATTGGCTATATGCAAAACTTCGATGATGACTACACATACGTAACAGGTGGTGAGACAAGACAAGAATCAATGGCAAACTCTTTAAAAGAAGTTACCACAAAATATGTGATGGTAACTGATGTAGCAAGAGCGTGTGTTCCTAAAAGTGTAATTGATAATCTACTCAATGAAAAAGGTGTAGATGATTGTATTGTTCCTGTTTTAGATGTCTCTGATACAGTTATATACAATGAAAATACAATAAATAGAGATAATGTAAAACTTATCCAAACTCCTCAACTCTCAAAAACAGAAATCCTAAAAAAAGCCCTAAATACTACTACTGAATTTACTGATGATAGCTCAGCAATAAATGCTATTAATGGCTCTATTAAATATGTAAAAGGAAGTATTAAAAGTAAGAAGTTAACTCACGGTGATGAAATACATGATATGCCTAGTTTAAAGCCTGCTTCTAATAACTTCTTTACAGGAACTGGTATTGATATTCATCAGTTTGAAGATGGTAAAAAGATGTATTTAGGTGGTGTTGAGATTCCTTGTGATTATGGTTTTAAAGCCCATAGTGATGGTGATGTATTAATTCATTCAGTAATAGATGCCTTATTAGGTGCTGCTGGTGCTGGTGATATTGGAGAGTTCTTTCCTGATACTGATCCAAAATATAAAGGTGCTGATTCAAAACTATTACTTCAAGAGATTGTAGAGTTTATTTATAATGTTGGCTATGAAATTGTAAATATTGATCTTACAATATTAGCCCAACAACCTAAAATCAATCCTTTCAAAAAAGATATAAAAAAGAAATTATCAGAAATTTTAGCCCTTGAGAAGCAGTTTATTAATATAAAAGCAACTACAGGTGAAAAGATGGGATTTGTGGGTAGAAAAGAGGGTGTGGCTGTTCAAAGTATTGCCACACTGAAATACTATAAATGGAAGTAA
- a CDS encoding HDOD domain-containing protein — translation MKNKVKDKIDSLPPLPNSIMELEEFKKVKNSSPDELITIIEKDPLLVANILKVANSSMFGFRSSVDTLSRAINLLGINFTISLAIGSIVQNTVKCNLLAYGMSTDDFINLSALSTKIINEWVSKIDNDLKDDLLMPAFLQETGKFIIASIIEQENKIDDFRDALNKEKDVSTVELNFTGFTTAKITANLFKHWGLTHNIIYPINFVDDINNATSEYKKKAQILKITKELTNFKDTLGDSSIDAAIKLSKSYGFDEKLLNSSIQSIKDEILNNS, via the coding sequence ATGAAAAATAAAGTAAAAGATAAAATCGATTCACTACCACCATTACCTAATAGTATTATGGAACTAGAAGAGTTTAAAAAAGTTAAAAACTCTTCTCCTGATGAATTAATAACAATAATTGAAAAAGATCCCTTACTTGTAGCGAATATACTCAAAGTAGCAAACTCATCTATGTTTGGTTTTAGAAGTAGTGTAGACACTTTAAGTAGAGCTATTAACTTACTTGGTATAAACTTTACTATTTCTTTGGCTATTGGATCAATTGTTCAAAATACAGTAAAATGCAACCTTTTAGCTTATGGCATGTCAACTGATGATTTTATCAACTTAAGTGCTTTATCTACAAAAATCATAAATGAATGGGTTTCAAAAATAGACAATGATTTAAAAGATGATTTACTAATGCCTGCATTTTTACAAGAAACAGGTAAATTTATAATTGCAAGTATAATTGAGCAAGAAAACAAAATCGATGATTTTAGAGATGCTTTAAATAAAGAAAAAGATGTTTCTACAGTTGAACTAAATTTCACAGGATTTACTACAGCTAAAATTACTGCGAACTTATTTAAGCATTGGGGCTTGACTCACAACATAATATATCCTATCAATTTTGTTGATGATATAAACAATGCAACTTCTGAATATAAGAAAAAAGCTCAAATTTTAAAAATCACAAAAGAGCTTACAAATTTCAAAGATACACTTGGTGATTCTTCTATTGATGCAGCAATCAAACTATCAAAATCTTATGGCTTTGATGAAAAACTCTTAAATAGTTCAATTCAATCAATAAAAGATGAAATTCTAAATAATTCTTAA